Genomic segment of Nothobranchius furzeri strain GRZ-AD chromosome 12, NfurGRZ-RIMD1, whole genome shotgun sequence:
ATGCTAAATATTAGGAAAGTTTCTTTCTACATCGATGTGAAACATGAGATCAAAGTTGCTTTTCTGACTTTGTTTCAAAGTCTGTGTGTTTTAGCCAGTTTTAAGAAAGTTTCTGTTAAAACTTTATAAATGATTTCACCCCTAGATGAACAGCCTCAGTCTGGAGAAATAGTCTGTGTGTTCCTGACACCTCAACGCTGTTCATTCATCAGAGCCCTGCAGGTCTTAACATAACACATTTATTCTTATGTAGTTTGGCGCATATCAGTTAATTATAATTTAACTTTCTTAGATGTTAAAGTCAGATTTTCTCGTGACAAAAAGTGATTTTAACGATGTAGGAAACAGGAAGAGTTAATAGGAAGTCCACTCTTCATACAAACCGTGCCAACTTTATTAATAAAACACACAGAAGCAAAGTGCTGCACACTAACTTCACATCAGCACATTTAAACATGTATGCTTTCACATGAAAGTGAAGCCTGTTTCATCTTATTACCACCCAGCCTGAGGGGAAAAGTTCATAAAACAACATCCCATAATGCGCTGTGATGTTCTGGAGCGGTTTTAAGACGACagcaacagaggctgttcaggaagttgTCTCAAACATGCGagataataattatttatgacttTTGGAGAGAAAAACACTCCAGAAAAGCCCAAAACTCCTTTAACCACAGAAATcaaatgttttctgtttttatcaGGTTAGGATAAAGTTGAGTTAGTTTAAAGTGAAACACTAATCAGGATGGACGAGAAGTGGAGATAAACTTTAAACCCCAAACAAGCAACATAGCTGAAGGAAACGTTAAAACCAACACAAGTGAGAAAAAGCTGCTGTGTTGTTTTAGACAAGCTGGGACTGGTTTTTCATCAGAGCTGACGGTAATGATCCTCCTGCAGATGCTGTGACGCTCCACCTCAGCTCCATGCCCTCCAGATACCTGAGCCCCTCCTCTGAAGACAGGATAAGACAGGTCAGTGGAGCAGCCTTGCCTCCTGGATCCTCTCACTGAGCTCCAGAATCCAGAGAAAAGTAATCCGGCTTTCATGTGACGCTCCGCTCAGTCGTTCTCAAGCACAGAAACTCACCTGACATGAGTTACAGCAGCGGGAGAGGCTGGAGAGCAGCAGGGTAACAATAAATGACCCGCACCTGTGTAGCAGCttttagagtcagaggactccagagcGGTGGGAGACAGAGACATGATGGTGGCCGATTTGTTTTACACGTGCCAGGTGTTTAACGTCAGACAGTAAAtcatttattattaatatttggtGTCCAGATACTTCCTCTTTCATTCCATCTTCGTGTCGAATCAAATCAAAGATCGTCGGGAGACATTTAGGGCTTGGTTAGGCGTgacaaacataaatacacctaAACCTACCATCAGATATTTGGTTTCCTAATCATTCAGTGTGTTAATCCTAACATCTGATCATTTTAGCTTTTTGTGGTCCTCGTCTCCCCACCTGTCCCGACTTCACATCACATCTGCAGAACGGAGCTAGCAGCAAGATACTTGGATGCATTAAGTGTTTCGTCTGTCTGTCTGCAGCCGGGTGTTCGGCACAGCCAGTCTACCATATTTATTTttgtagagcacatttaaaagcagcatgtcagctgaccaaagtgcttaaacaCAAAAGAGTAAATCTAATGCTAGAAGAGCCCTCACGATCAAAGAATACAAAACAGACtgttaaataaaatatgaaatcaacagcGCAGCAGAATTTAAAGGCAGAACATAAAACATGTGTTGCAAAATATGAAAGCAACTGAGAACGGGCAAAAGAGAATAAAACtgtagagtaaaaacaaaaatgtgtGAAAGAAGCTGCTTGGAAACATTGCAGAGTTCACATTTAACAAATAATCGTGCAGAATTTGTAGTTTTCTGTCTCAAACATGACACCAGCACATCTTCTGCAAGTCAGAGAATGAACCGGAGTGTGATTACTCTTTAATTTTAGCTGTGAGCTAACGGGCTGCGGTTTTGTTCTCTGCAGGATGTGAGTGTCGTTAATAACAGAGCAGAGGCAGGAGTGCAAAAAGAGGACTAACATCACTCCTCTGAGCAGGATCCCTGATAAAAGAAACACTTAGAGGAAAAGAAAAAGTTATCAGCCGGAAGCTAAGAAGTGAATGTGTTTGTTCCAGTAGGTCTGATGTTCGGTTCCAGTCGCTGTTGGGCTTTGATGTGCCGGAGAGCTGCTGGGTTTGTGTCGAGACAAGTTTCACTGCAGCATCGAAACTTAGCAGCCAGCTCGGCTGACTGACAACACCCGTAGAACGTTATATATTTAGCCCAGGAGTTTATTTTAGCAccattttctcctccgtgctcacCTGTCCTCCGAGCTGAGTGACGCTTCTGCTTTGGCGGATCGGGTGTGCGCTCCAAACGCTTCGGACCTGCGGTAAAGTCCCGCCTCCTAGTTCGATTGACAGCAACTTTCTCCACGCAGTTTATGCAAGATTGAAACTGGAATTGGGAGGctgtcaataatgcgggacatgagtctcaatttgcGGGACGTGAGAAAAGTGATGAAAATGCGTGACTGTCCCGCACAACGCGAGAGAGAGCcatgtcaaccaacacagccccaccaTGTCCAGAACCTTAGTGAACTTCAGGAAGTATCGTTTTCACCCGAGGgtcctttttgaccacctcagagaTCTCATCATCAGATtgtagagcccaacccaaagtccagaTTCTGTGGCTGTCAGTCACTTCCTCTGCGCCACAGCTCCTGATCCACCAGATGACATCTCCTTtaagtgcatttttcaaacaggaagtgtgggtggatgTGACGCTAGGGGGTTGAATGACTCTTTAATATATCAGAAATGATCATCGTGTATATTGAGAAGGTTATTATGGATTATTTGGAATGTTTTTAATAGAAACAATAGATTTGTAGATATTttgaatatatatatttgtaaaaACTGTTTAAACAGCCTGCCCTAAGCAGTGTGTAGATGTGCTCCTGCAGCACTAGTGATGGGGACATCCCTTCATATGTGAAACCATCAGCTGACTAACAGATGGCACAAACAttgcttttgtgttatttccagCAACAAAAATGATATTAAACATTGTTTCTCTCCCTGTCATTTTCTCTTTAACACTCATAACACTGGTAGGCTACAAAGCACACCTTGTTGTGACATTTGGGGTGGCACACTGACCATCGGAGTCAAACGTCTTCATGTTGTTGGGCCTTTGGAGTGAAAGAGTGAAGGTTATAGACGGAGCAGAAGTGGACTGGCAATCTGAGTTCTGGAGAACCCAAGAACGACCGGTGCTCTACTCCAAGCCGGTGGATGAATGCACCCCCACCGCCCTCGCGAGTTGGAAATCCCCGTCGGAGATCGAGCTGACTGCAGCAGCGATCAGACTTCTCCAAACCACTCAGAGTTTGCTAATAATCCATATTTCTGTTTGGATATATGTCCAGCTCCATCTTCCTGCCTGTCGGAGCATTTAACCATTGAACCACCGGCTGTTCAGGTGCTGCTGCTGTCATTGCGGGAACGAGCACAGTGTTGGATAAGTCGCCTCTTTTTGTGTCTCCTCTGTGCTGACGGGGCTGAATGTGCTGTGCGTCTCACGGCAGTGATGCACCTTTGGCGCAAATTGTAGACCTTCATGGAGCGCGTGTCCGACGTATCGGGAGGCTGCGCTGGGCACGGACTGAGGATGTTGGAGGGAcagatatttttttttagaactcGAGATTTTGACTAATAAATGACCCGAAAAACTACCACTGCGCACCACCtagaaaaaattatttaaaaaaggtGTGCCGAGAGGTCACAGAGTTTGAAGTGGCGGTGCATGTTGCTGCAAACCGAACCCacagctttcagtccatatattcagacttcggtccatatattcggaAGTATTCtggtataaatatataataatttCCTGAACGGCAtgccatatatgtatatatatatatatatatatatatatatatatatatatatatatatatatatatatatatatatgacatgcCACGTACCACAACCCAGCCAAGACCAGTTTAATATTTCTGTTTGATATTCACTGAAGCTCCGCCTCCATGGCTTCCACTTAGTTTGATTAGAAATGGAAAAAACAGATTTACATGTTTTCTGTGATTTTTATTGGACTGCATTCGTGTTTAAAGCAGATTATATAAAGCTCTGCAAACATGTGTTATTGTGTTTTTAGCCAGTTGAAGATGTGGAGGAATGCACCTGTCCATCATCTACTTCACCAGGTACGTCCGTTCAGTTCATTCTGTAAAAATATTCAGAAACGTTTACAGGAATTATTTGTGATGTTTTGATTTCATCCATAGTTCTGAAATAACATAAACACATCTGGTTGTTTCCAAACTtcacataaaacattttacacctCAACGTTGTTTCTTTCAGGTCTGAAGCAGTTTGTGAACAACCAGATCCACCTTTAGAGGAATAACAGGCTGTCTTTCATTTGGTTCTGGAGAGGTTCTAGTCCACTTCTCGCTAGCGTTGTTTCTGTTTGTTGTCTGAGGTTTGCAGACTCAGCCCCAGCGTCTCTGACTGGTTCTGGTCTGGACTTTGACCGGACCGCTACAGAACCTGGTTCTGTTGTAAATCTGCTGTTGAGTTTGGATCATGGTTCGGTTTTTAAACTGGTTTAGTCCAAGCAGCTGTCAGCCAGAGGGACTGACAGAGTTCATGATGGACCATGTGACTGCATGgagcccaaaccatcagccctcCTCCCCTGTGCTGGTAGGACTGGAGTGGTTTTCTCTAAACCATGCAGTGCATTATGGGTAGGATTTCCACTCTAGGGCCACCTGTTTAGGGACATTGTTAGTCCCACCTGTCTTTCATATTTTTGAATAATGTTCTTGAGCTAGTTTGTGCCAACATGGCCCAGGGTTACAGGGTTACAGGGTTACAgggttacagggttaatgaaatgtcactcagaccccatcaCCTCTGTGGCCAGAAGGCACACTTACAACTTCAGATTTGCTGGTCCGGTTCCTGCTGGTGGAGCTGTGGAGTGTGgccgtctgcttccagcatgtttcctgcatgttttagatcaagaacacagctgatttgtttaatttagtgatgaaacgcttctgtagacactaatgaaagctgggagacatttcatctgttagattaagctgttaaaaagacgaacgcacagcgaggaggtgTTTCACTTTCAGTTAaaccacagtgaattaataatggacactagggggtgctaaaagtgtTCCTTTAAGCTGGGTAGTTAATCACAAACTGCTTCTGTGTTTTGACTCAGTTGTTAAAGTTAAAGCAACACTGTGGAAAACAAGTTCTTTATCCAAAAAGAGAGGTTTTTCTAGGGGAGGTGTTTACGTTTAAACATGATGCACGACTCATTTCCTATTTTGAACCTTTTTTTGTCCTTGTTGCGTTTAGACTGCCCCAAACAGCTGCAGCTACTGAACAGTCCCTGTGAAAAGTGCTGCTGTCCCGCCCCTCCTCCCAAGATCAGCGACCTCATGAACGACAAAGACCTGCTGGACGTACTGCGGCTCAAACTGGATCCAAACCATTGCACCATCAAAAACTGGAAGAACTTTGCCAGCCGctgggggatgagctacgatgagcTGACCCTGCTGGAGCACCGGACCCAGGGCTCCCTGTATCACAGCCCCACGCAGGAGTTCCTGCTGCGCTACAACCAGAAGACGGTCACTGAGCTCACCGAACTTTGCCGCTTCTATCAGCGCATCGATGTGCTGCGACTGCTACAGAGCTGGATAGAAAAGGACTGGCCCTCAcgctggcagcaggctcactaaccTCTCAGAATCTCCGTATTTATCTTGTTTTTCCTGCTGGGGGGGTACATGTTTAGGAATTATTCTTGGACTCAAGCTACAATCCTTTTAGCTAAATATTTACTAAACATCTGGAAAACAAAACAACTATGAATGAACTGGAACCCAAGAGTTTCAGATAGACCCACAGCTAAGTGTTGATACTCAAGCTCTGAAAACGTTCTCCTTTACTgattcctaaaaaaaaaaaagtacatatGATTTATGTAGAGGTCCTAACATCTCATCTTTACTGACCACCGTTAGACGGGTTTAGAGAAATGTTGATTTATAAGAAGTTCTTGTGGTTACACTAGAATTACAGCATCTCATGAACAAAGCAGTCACATCTCCAGTGCTGGTCCTTCTCGACCGCATGACTTCCAGATCCTTCTCGACTTCCAGATCCTGACTGGTTTAGCTCATTCTTCATCACCAGCATTAGGTTTGTGTTTGTCCTCCTGCCTCTGGCACCACAAGTTCTCAGTGGGATGAAGGTCTGGGTAATTTCCTGGACCTGGATCAGCATGTAGAAGTTCAGGTCCTGATCCACTTAGTTCTGGCTAAATCCCTCTGGCCCGGTGCACCATCATGCTGGAGAAGACATTGTTCATCGCCAGCTGTTGTTGGGTGGCTGGAGGAGCTCCTCTGGGATgatgtttaggtaccattctttattcatGGCTGTTCTGAAGCTGAACTAAGTGAGTCAACCTCCTTGGCTCAGCGCATTTTAGAGTTTATGCAAACAGCGGTTATTAAAACTGAGGCAGCAAACTTTGTGATGATTgttggttttatttttgttttggccTGGAGGTTAAAGCTGTTACCACTCAGCAGAGGTGACCTGAGGTATGCAGCTGTGAGGACTGCATATGAGCCGGTGTCTTCTGTCCATTCAGGTCCTGCTGTTCTGAAGCACGCTGCCGTTTGAACATGACTCAGTGAGTCACTCATGAATAAGTTAAAAACTCTGAAAAGTACCAGCAAGTTGCATTTCTGATTTACCAGCGCtgccataaatatatatatatatatatattttttttcttctctttcttgATGAAATAAAGATCATATTT
This window contains:
- the edaradd gene encoding ectodysplasin-A receptor-associated adapter protein isoform X1; this translates as MNTLMACKQTFGRSSSEPVEDTDTTSFMTEISLEANYPVQVTDPHDAVTLHLSSMPSRYLSPSSEDRIRQPVEDVEECTCPSSTSPDCPKQLQLLNSPCEKCCCPAPPPKISDLMNDKDLLDVLRLKLDPNHCTIKNWKNFASRWGMSYDELTLLEHRTQGSLYHSPTQEFLLRYNQKTVTELTELCRFYQRIDVLRLLQSWIEKDWPSRWQQAH
- the edaradd gene encoding ectodysplasin-A receptor-associated adapter protein isoform X2, with amino-acid sequence MTEISLEANYPVQVTDPHDAVTLHLSSMPSRYLSPSSEDRIRQPVEDVEECTCPSSTSPDCPKQLQLLNSPCEKCCCPAPPPKISDLMNDKDLLDVLRLKLDPNHCTIKNWKNFASRWGMSYDELTLLEHRTQGSLYHSPTQEFLLRYNQKTVTELTELCRFYQRIDVLRLLQSWIEKDWPSRWQQAH